In the genome of Mycteria americana isolate JAX WOST 10 ecotype Jacksonville Zoo and Gardens chromosome 7, USCA_MyAme_1.0, whole genome shotgun sequence, one region contains:
- the HLTF gene encoding helicase-like transcription factor isoform X1, with product MSGRLPKDSARGRSHYNICRGEKNYSRFSSSDFYSSLGLEDFLSSGDTSGAEEDTDSAILYGTLRGSVVGLRYYTGIVNNSEMVALQREPNNPYDKNAVKVNNVNGEQVGHIKKELAAALAGIMDNKLAFVEGVVPYGAKNTFTMPVQMSFWGREENKEAVLDQLKRHGFKLAPPLKGSECGFGSEWISGRAGPSYCAPVHAAVQLTTEQLKSEFDKLFEDLKEDDKTCEMEGAEAVGTLLLPHQKQALAWMVSRENSNDLPPFWEERSNFYYNILTNFAEKKRPQNVLGGILADDMGLGKTLTTIALILTNFQDGKPLPVDKIASDKFYEESGTNSMNNVGRRLCKDSSNVMEPGVSNVKKFETTPLKHSSCLPKREKAKKPRYSGSSDLGESKEWLLQRTETTSCVLQEDTGFASVLLPSSTCLKRQTKRKGTASVQSVEKKYSDDGPKATLIVCPLSVLSNWIDQFEQHIHQDFHVNIYVYYGSDRSKDPSVLSEQDIVLTTYNILATDYGIRGDSPLHKVKWLRIVLDEGHTIRNPNAQQTKAALNLEGHRRWVLTGTPIQNSVKDLWSLISFLKLKPFTDREWWHRTIQRPVTMGAPGGLGRLQSLIRSITLRRTKTSKVKGKPILELPERKVLIQHVTLTEEERQLYQSVKEEGKAAISRFFHEGTVLAHYADILGVLLRLRQLCCHPHLCINTSSSFSADNKTPEELRETLVSKMKLVLSSGSDEECAVCLESLTLPVITRCAHVFCKPCIFEVIRSEQPNARCPLCRNELRVEHLVECPLEEEIDFSNGKKSNQKWISSSKINALMHALIELRRDNPTAKCLVVSQFTTFLSLIENPLKESGFAFTRLDGSMAQKKRVEAIQCFQSSQAGSPTVMLLSLKAGGVGLNLTAASRVFLMDPAWNPAAEDQCFDRCHRLGQKHNVVITKFIVKDSVEENMLKIQNKKRELAAGAFATKKPSASEVKQTKINEIKALIDL from the exons ATGTCGGGGAGGCTGCCCAA agatTCTGCAAGAGGACGCTCTCACTATAACAtctgcagaggagagaaaaactaTTCCCgtttttcttcttctgacttCTACTCCAGTCTTGGGTTGGAAGACTTCCTCTCTTCAGGTGACActtctggagcagaggaggatacAGACTCGGCTATCTTATATGGAACTTTGCGAGGAAGCGTTGTTGGATTGCGATACTACACGGGGATT gTTAATAACAGTGAAATGGTTGCACTTCAGAGGGAGCCCAATAATCCTTACGataaaaatgcagtgaaagtAAATAATGTGAATGGAGAGCAGGTAGGCCATATAAAAAAAGAGCTAGCGGCAGCATTGGCAGGCATTATGGACAACAAACTAGCATTTGTTGAAGG GGTTGTCCCTTATGGAGCAAAAAATACCTTTACCATGCCTGTACAAATGAGcttttggggaagagaagaaaacaaggaagcagTGTTAGATCAGCTAAAAAGGCATGGATTTAAATTGGCTCCTCCTCTGAAAG GTTCAGAATGTGGTTTTGGATCAGAGTGGATTTCTGGGAGAGCTGGTCCAAGTTACTGCGCTCCGGTTCATGCTGCTGTGCAGTTGACAACTGAACAG CTTAAAAGTGAATTTGACAAATTGTTTGAGGATCTGAAGGAAGATGATAAAACTTGTGAAATGGAAGGAGCAGAG GCTGTTGGCACACTCTTGCTTCCCCATCAGAAGCAGGCTTTAGCTTGGATGGTTTCACGTGAGAACAGTAATGATTTGCCACCATTTTGGGAAGAGAGAAGTAACTTCTATTACAATATACTTACAAATTTCGCAGAAAAAAAGCGACCTCAAAATGTTCTTGGAGGAATCCTGGCTGATGATATGGGACTG GGTAAAACACTTACTACTATTGCATTGATTCTCACAAATTTTCAAGATGGCAAGCCTCTTCCTGTTGATAAGATCGCAAGTGATAAGTTTTATGAg GAATCTGGTACTAACAGCATGAACAACGTTGGACGCAGACTATGTAAAG ACTCTAGCAATGTGATGGAGCCTGGTGTTTCTAACGTAAAAAAGTTTGAAACTACTCCGTTGAAACACTCAAGTTGTCTTCCAAAAAG AGAGAAAGCCAAGAAACCCAGATATTCAGGAAGCAGTGACTTGGGAGAGTCTAAAGAATGGCTGCTGCAACGAACAGAAA CAACTTCCTGTGTTCTCCAAGAAGATACAGGCTTTGCATCTGTTCTTCTACCTTCATCTACTTGTTTAAAGagacaaacaaagagaaaag gtACTGCTAGTGTTCAGTCAGTTGAGAAGAAATATTCTGATGATGGCCCCAAAGCAACTCTGATTGTATGTCCACTGTCTGTCCTAAGCAACTGGATT GACCAGTTTGAACAACACATCCACCAAGactttcatgtaaatatttatgtttattatGGTTCTGACCGTAGCAAAGACCCATCAGTTCTTTCAGAACAAGACATCGTATTGACAACATACAACATCTTAGCTACTGATTATGGA ATCAGAGGTGACAGCCCTTTACACAAAGTCAAGTGGCTGAGAATTGTGTTGGATGAAGGGCACACTATACGAAATCCAAATGCTCAGCAAACTAAAGCTGCCTTAAATCTGGAGGGACACAGAAGATGGGTACTTACAG gcACTCCTATTCAGAATTCTGTAAAGGATTTGTGGTCTCTAATTTCCTTCTTAAAACTGAAACCTTTTACTGATCGAGAGTGGTGGCACAGAACAATTCAACGTCCAGTCACAATGGGAGCTCCAGGAGGACTTGG gcGTTTACAGTCTCTGATTAGGAGTATTACCCTTAGAAGAACTAAAACAAGTAAAGTTAAAGGAAAACCCATTTTGGAGTTACCGGAACGTAAAGTACTTATTCAGCATGTTACGCTtacagaggaagagagacaacTCTATCAGTCTGTGAAGGAGGAGGGCAAAGCTGCTATTAGCAG ATTTTTCCATGAAGGGACTGTACTAGCTCACTATGCTGACATCCTTGGTGTCCTGCTCAGATTGAGGCAGCTTTGTTGTCATCCTCATCTTTGTATAAATACATCTTCTAGTTTTTCAGCTG ATAATAAAACTCCTGAAGAACTGCGTGAGACATTAGTGAGTAAAATGAAGTTGGTTCTGAGCTCTGGTTCAGATGAAGAATGTGCAGTTTGCTTGGAATCACTGACTCTTCCTGTGATAACACGCTGTGCGCATGTGTTTTGCAAGCCATGTATTTTTGAGGTCATCAGAAGTGAACAG CCAAATGCCAGATGCCCTCTGTGCAGGAATGAGCTTCGAGTAGAGCACTTGGTGGAATGTCCCCTAGAAGAGGAAATAGACTTCAGTAATGGAAAGAAGTCTAATCAGAAGTGGATATCCAGTTCAAAG ATAAATGCTCTCATGCATGCTTTGATAGAACTACGGAGGGATAATCCAACTGCTAAATGTCTGGTTGTTTCTCAGTTCACAACTTTCCTGTCACTGATAGAAAACCCCTTGAA aGAATCGGGGTTTGCCTTTACTCGTTTGGATGGGTCAATGGCACAGAAGAAAAGAGTAGAAGCAATTCAGTGCTTCCAAAGCAGCCAAGCAGGATCCCCAACTGTAATGCTTTTGTCTCTGAAAGCAGGTGGAGTTGGATTAAATCTGACAGCAGCTTCCCGAGTGTTTTTAATGGATCCT GCTTGGAATCCTGCTGCAGAAGACCAGTGTTTTGACAGGTGTCACAGGCTGGGTCAGAAGCATAATGTTGTTATTACTAAG ttcatTGTGAAGGATTCAGTGgaagaaaatatgctgaaaattcAGAACAAGAAGAGGGAACTTGCAGCAGGAGCCTTTGCTACCAAAAAGCCTTCAGCAAGTgaagtaaaacaaaccaaaattaatgaaattaaggcTCTAATTGATTTATAG
- the HLTF gene encoding helicase-like transcription factor isoform X2: protein MELCEEALLDCDTTRGLVVPYGAKNTFTMPVQMSFWGREENKEAVLDQLKRHGFKLAPPLKGSECGFGSEWISGRAGPSYCAPVHAAVQLTTEQLKSEFDKLFEDLKEDDKTCEMEGAEAVGTLLLPHQKQALAWMVSRENSNDLPPFWEERSNFYYNILTNFAEKKRPQNVLGGILADDMGLGKTLTTIALILTNFQDGKPLPVDKIASDKFYEESGTNSMNNVGRRLCKDSSNVMEPGVSNVKKFETTPLKHSSCLPKREKAKKPRYSGSSDLGESKEWLLQRTETTSCVLQEDTGFASVLLPSSTCLKRQTKRKGTASVQSVEKKYSDDGPKATLIVCPLSVLSNWIDQFEQHIHQDFHVNIYVYYGSDRSKDPSVLSEQDIVLTTYNILATDYGIRGDSPLHKVKWLRIVLDEGHTIRNPNAQQTKAALNLEGHRRWVLTGTPIQNSVKDLWSLISFLKLKPFTDREWWHRTIQRPVTMGAPGGLGRLQSLIRSITLRRTKTSKVKGKPILELPERKVLIQHVTLTEEERQLYQSVKEEGKAAISRFFHEGTVLAHYADILGVLLRLRQLCCHPHLCINTSSSFSADNKTPEELRETLVSKMKLVLSSGSDEECAVCLESLTLPVITRCAHVFCKPCIFEVIRSEQPNARCPLCRNELRVEHLVECPLEEEIDFSNGKKSNQKWISSSKINALMHALIELRRDNPTAKCLVVSQFTTFLSLIENPLKESGFAFTRLDGSMAQKKRVEAIQCFQSSQAGSPTVMLLSLKAGGVGLNLTAASRVFLMDPAWNPAAEDQCFDRCHRLGQKHNVVITKFIVKDSVEENMLKIQNKKRELAAGAFATKKPSASEVKQTKINEIKALIDL from the exons ATGGAACTTTGCGAGGAAGCGTTGTTGGATTGCGATACTACACGGGGATT GGTTGTCCCTTATGGAGCAAAAAATACCTTTACCATGCCTGTACAAATGAGcttttggggaagagaagaaaacaaggaagcagTGTTAGATCAGCTAAAAAGGCATGGATTTAAATTGGCTCCTCCTCTGAAAG GTTCAGAATGTGGTTTTGGATCAGAGTGGATTTCTGGGAGAGCTGGTCCAAGTTACTGCGCTCCGGTTCATGCTGCTGTGCAGTTGACAACTGAACAG CTTAAAAGTGAATTTGACAAATTGTTTGAGGATCTGAAGGAAGATGATAAAACTTGTGAAATGGAAGGAGCAGAG GCTGTTGGCACACTCTTGCTTCCCCATCAGAAGCAGGCTTTAGCTTGGATGGTTTCACGTGAGAACAGTAATGATTTGCCACCATTTTGGGAAGAGAGAAGTAACTTCTATTACAATATACTTACAAATTTCGCAGAAAAAAAGCGACCTCAAAATGTTCTTGGAGGAATCCTGGCTGATGATATGGGACTG GGTAAAACACTTACTACTATTGCATTGATTCTCACAAATTTTCAAGATGGCAAGCCTCTTCCTGTTGATAAGATCGCAAGTGATAAGTTTTATGAg GAATCTGGTACTAACAGCATGAACAACGTTGGACGCAGACTATGTAAAG ACTCTAGCAATGTGATGGAGCCTGGTGTTTCTAACGTAAAAAAGTTTGAAACTACTCCGTTGAAACACTCAAGTTGTCTTCCAAAAAG AGAGAAAGCCAAGAAACCCAGATATTCAGGAAGCAGTGACTTGGGAGAGTCTAAAGAATGGCTGCTGCAACGAACAGAAA CAACTTCCTGTGTTCTCCAAGAAGATACAGGCTTTGCATCTGTTCTTCTACCTTCATCTACTTGTTTAAAGagacaaacaaagagaaaag gtACTGCTAGTGTTCAGTCAGTTGAGAAGAAATATTCTGATGATGGCCCCAAAGCAACTCTGATTGTATGTCCACTGTCTGTCCTAAGCAACTGGATT GACCAGTTTGAACAACACATCCACCAAGactttcatgtaaatatttatgtttattatGGTTCTGACCGTAGCAAAGACCCATCAGTTCTTTCAGAACAAGACATCGTATTGACAACATACAACATCTTAGCTACTGATTATGGA ATCAGAGGTGACAGCCCTTTACACAAAGTCAAGTGGCTGAGAATTGTGTTGGATGAAGGGCACACTATACGAAATCCAAATGCTCAGCAAACTAAAGCTGCCTTAAATCTGGAGGGACACAGAAGATGGGTACTTACAG gcACTCCTATTCAGAATTCTGTAAAGGATTTGTGGTCTCTAATTTCCTTCTTAAAACTGAAACCTTTTACTGATCGAGAGTGGTGGCACAGAACAATTCAACGTCCAGTCACAATGGGAGCTCCAGGAGGACTTGG gcGTTTACAGTCTCTGATTAGGAGTATTACCCTTAGAAGAACTAAAACAAGTAAAGTTAAAGGAAAACCCATTTTGGAGTTACCGGAACGTAAAGTACTTATTCAGCATGTTACGCTtacagaggaagagagacaacTCTATCAGTCTGTGAAGGAGGAGGGCAAAGCTGCTATTAGCAG ATTTTTCCATGAAGGGACTGTACTAGCTCACTATGCTGACATCCTTGGTGTCCTGCTCAGATTGAGGCAGCTTTGTTGTCATCCTCATCTTTGTATAAATACATCTTCTAGTTTTTCAGCTG ATAATAAAACTCCTGAAGAACTGCGTGAGACATTAGTGAGTAAAATGAAGTTGGTTCTGAGCTCTGGTTCAGATGAAGAATGTGCAGTTTGCTTGGAATCACTGACTCTTCCTGTGATAACACGCTGTGCGCATGTGTTTTGCAAGCCATGTATTTTTGAGGTCATCAGAAGTGAACAG CCAAATGCCAGATGCCCTCTGTGCAGGAATGAGCTTCGAGTAGAGCACTTGGTGGAATGTCCCCTAGAAGAGGAAATAGACTTCAGTAATGGAAAGAAGTCTAATCAGAAGTGGATATCCAGTTCAAAG ATAAATGCTCTCATGCATGCTTTGATAGAACTACGGAGGGATAATCCAACTGCTAAATGTCTGGTTGTTTCTCAGTTCACAACTTTCCTGTCACTGATAGAAAACCCCTTGAA aGAATCGGGGTTTGCCTTTACTCGTTTGGATGGGTCAATGGCACAGAAGAAAAGAGTAGAAGCAATTCAGTGCTTCCAAAGCAGCCAAGCAGGATCCCCAACTGTAATGCTTTTGTCTCTGAAAGCAGGTGGAGTTGGATTAAATCTGACAGCAGCTTCCCGAGTGTTTTTAATGGATCCT GCTTGGAATCCTGCTGCAGAAGACCAGTGTTTTGACAGGTGTCACAGGCTGGGTCAGAAGCATAATGTTGTTATTACTAAG ttcatTGTGAAGGATTCAGTGgaagaaaatatgctgaaaattcAGAACAAGAAGAGGGAACTTGCAGCAGGAGCCTTTGCTACCAAAAAGCCTTCAGCAAGTgaagtaaaacaaaccaaaattaatgaaattaaggcTCTAATTGATTTATAG